In Vibrio sp. FE10, the following are encoded in one genomic region:
- a CDS encoding PLP-dependent cysteine synthase family protein: MCTDHQWINNAIRKIEADYQRSADTHLIKLDLPSIEGIDIYLKDESTHPTGSLKHRLARSLFLYAICNGWVGPETTIIESSSGSTAVSEAYFARLLGLPFIAVMPKCTAKKKIEQIEFYGGQAHLVDRSDEIYDESRRLAEELNGHYMDQFTYAERATDWRGNNNIANSIFNQMQMEDHPVPTWVVMSPGTGGTSATIGRFIRYQQHETKLCVVDPENSVFHEYFQTGNANVKGNTFSKIEGIGRPRAEPSFIPGVVDEMRKIPDAASIATTHWLSDILGRKVGASTGTNMYGVLQLASEMKARGETGSIVTLLCDSGERYLDTYFNDEWVNNNIGDLQPYAAKLEAFSQTGELA; encoded by the coding sequence ATGTGCACTGACCATCAATGGATTAACAACGCGATTCGTAAAATTGAAGCGGACTACCAACGCTCAGCGGATACGCACCTTATCAAGCTAGACCTTCCAAGCATCGAAGGCATTGATATCTACCTTAAAGATGAAAGCACACACCCAACAGGCTCTTTGAAGCACCGCTTAGCGCGTTCTCTGTTCTTATACGCGATTTGTAACGGTTGGGTTGGCCCAGAAACAACGATTATTGAATCTTCATCTGGCAGCACGGCTGTGTCTGAGGCGTACTTTGCTCGCCTGCTTGGTCTTCCGTTTATTGCGGTAATGCCTAAGTGCACAGCGAAGAAAAAAATTGAGCAGATTGAATTCTACGGCGGCCAAGCGCACCTTGTTGATCGCTCAGATGAGATTTACGATGAGTCTCGTCGTTTAGCTGAAGAACTGAATGGCCACTACATGGACCAATTTACTTACGCAGAACGCGCAACTGACTGGCGTGGTAACAACAACATCGCGAACTCGATTTTCAATCAAATGCAGATGGAAGATCACCCAGTTCCAACGTGGGTAGTAATGAGCCCAGGCACGGGTGGTACTTCAGCAACAATCGGCCGTTTCATTCGCTACCAACAACATGAAACCAAGCTTTGTGTTGTCGACCCTGAAAACTCAGTATTCCACGAATACTTCCAAACGGGCAATGCGAACGTGAAAGGCAACACATTCAGCAAAATTGAAGGTATTGGTCGCCCACGTGCAGAACCAAGCTTCATTCCTGGTGTAGTTGATGAAATGCGTAAAATCCCAGATGCAGCAAGCATTGCAACGACACATTGGTTGTCTGACATTCTAGGTCGTAAGGTGGGCGCATCAACGGGTACGAATATGTATGGTGTGCTTCAGCTGGCAAGTGAGATGAAAGCGCGTGGCGAAACAGGTTCTATCGTGACTTTACTATGTGATAGCGGCGAGCGTTACCTAGACACTTACTTCAATGATGAGTGGGTGAACAACAACATTGGCGACCTACAACCGTACGCGGCGAAGTTAGAAGCTTTCTCGCAAACCGGTGAATTGGCTTAA
- a CDS encoding Lrp/AsnC family transcriptional regulator, giving the protein MRFGESVIDAVDKKILSLLQEDSTLSLNDISEAVNLTTTPCWKRLKRLEENGIIEKRVALLNPEKLDLAFTAFVLVKTSNHSHEWYGRFVNTVSDFPEVMEFYRMAGEYDYMMKVQVKDMKCFDDFYKRLVNSIDGISNVTSTFAMEPLKYTTALPL; this is encoded by the coding sequence ATGCGATTTGGTGAAAGTGTGATAGATGCCGTAGATAAAAAGATATTAAGTTTGCTGCAAGAAGACAGCACGCTGTCATTGAACGATATTTCAGAGGCAGTCAACCTAACAACCACGCCCTGTTGGAAAAGACTGAAGCGTCTTGAAGAGAACGGTATTATTGAAAAAAGAGTGGCGTTGCTGAACCCTGAGAAGCTTGATCTTGCTTTTACCGCGTTCGTATTGGTGAAAACAAGCAACCATTCTCATGAGTGGTATGGCCGCTTTGTGAATACTGTGTCGGACTTTCCAGAAGTGATGGAGTTCTATCGAATGGCTGGCGAGTATGATTATATGATGAAGGTTCAGGTTAAAGACATGAAGTGCTTTGATGACTTCTACAAGCGCTTGGTGAATAGTATTGATGGTATCTCGAATGTGACCTCGACGTTTGCCATGGAACCATTGAAGTACACAACAGCACTGCCGCTGTAA
- the tesB gene encoding acyl-CoA thioesterase II, which yields MSQPLQELLSLLQLEKLEEGLFRGQSENLGLPQVYGGQVLGQALSAARYTVQDDRSVHSFHSYFLFPGDPEKPIIYDVENLRDGRSFSTRRVKAIQNGRPIFYLTASYHGDAPGFEHQNEMPNIPGPENFASETELASHIAEFLPEKLRKTFCGEKPIEMRPVTVVNPLKPKKAEAKQYLWVRANGALPDNQLIHQYLLAYASDWGFLVTALHPHEVSIMTPNFQVATIDHSIWFHRPFKMDEWLLYAIESPTAANTRGLVRGEIFNQKGELVATAVQEGVMRFTK from the coding sequence ATGAGTCAACCTTTACAAGAATTACTAAGTTTACTTCAGCTAGAGAAACTGGAAGAAGGTTTATTCCGTGGGCAAAGTGAGAACCTTGGCCTGCCACAGGTATACGGCGGTCAGGTATTGGGGCAAGCGCTTTCCGCTGCCCGTTATACTGTTCAAGACGACCGCAGTGTTCACTCGTTCCACAGTTATTTTCTATTCCCCGGCGATCCTGAAAAGCCAATCATTTACGATGTTGAGAACCTAAGAGATGGACGCAGCTTCAGCACGCGCCGTGTTAAAGCGATTCAAAATGGCCGCCCTATTTTCTACCTCACGGCTTCTTACCATGGTGATGCACCAGGTTTTGAACACCAAAATGAAATGCCAAACATCCCTGGGCCAGAAAATTTTGCCTCTGAAACTGAGCTAGCGAGTCATATTGCTGAGTTCTTACCAGAGAAACTGCGTAAGACTTTCTGTGGCGAAAAGCCGATCGAGATGCGCCCTGTTACTGTCGTTAATCCGCTGAAGCCTAAAAAGGCCGAAGCAAAGCAGTATCTTTGGGTGAGAGCGAATGGTGCGTTGCCAGATAACCAACTCATTCACCAATACCTGCTTGCTTACGCATCGGATTGGGGATTCTTGGTTACGGCACTGCACCCACATGAAGTTTCAATCATGACGCCAAACTTCCAAGTGGCGACGATTGACCACTCGATCTGGTTCCACCGCCCATTCAAGATGGATGAATGGCTGCTTTATGCGATTGAAAGCCCAACGGCAGCGAACACTCGCGGCCTAGTTCGTGGCGAGATCTTCAATCAAAAAGGTGAGCTAGTAGCGACAGCCGTTCAAGAAGGTGTGATGCGCTTTACTAAGTAA
- a CDS encoding YbaY family lipoprotein, with protein sequence MKKALILITSLVSFGLLVGCQATSETKTSQEVVAENAQVISGTVSYRERIALPENAVVTVTLEDISLADAPSTVIATQEFTTDGKQVPFAFELSYDNNKIQPNHRYNMRATIHVDGKLRFTTDTIKSVITDVENTQQADLRLVGVR encoded by the coding sequence ATGAAAAAGGCTCTAATTCTTATTACGTCTTTAGTATCGTTTGGCCTACTTGTTGGTTGCCAAGCAACATCAGAAACGAAGACTTCTCAGGAAGTGGTTGCAGAGAACGCTCAAGTGATTTCAGGAACAGTAAGCTATCGCGAAAGAATTGCATTGCCCGAGAATGCAGTGGTTACCGTAACGCTAGAAGATATTTCACTGGCTGACGCACCATCGACCGTTATCGCGACTCAAGAATTCACTACTGATGGTAAGCAAGTCCCGTTCGCATTCGAGTTGAGCTACGATAACAACAAGATTCAACCAAACCACCGTTACAACATGCGCGCAACGATTCATGTTGACGGCAAACTACGTTTCACAACAGACACGATTAAGTCAGTGATTACCGACGTAGAAAACACGCAACAAGCAGACCTACGCTTGGTTGGTGTTCGTTAA
- a CDS encoding MGMT family protein, with translation MDQFLPQIFAVIHQIPYGKVTTYGDIARFSGFPGYARHVGKALGNLPEGSKLPWYRVINSKGEISLKGDSFDRQKKHLVEEGIEVSDAGRVKLRIYKWQP, from the coding sequence ATGGACCAATTTTTGCCCCAAATCTTTGCAGTGATTCACCAAATTCCATATGGAAAAGTAACAACTTATGGAGACATAGCACGTTTTTCAGGTTTTCCGGGTTATGCACGACATGTCGGTAAAGCATTAGGTAACTTACCAGAAGGTAGCAAACTGCCTTGGTATAGGGTGATCAATAGTAAGGGGGAGATATCTTTGAAAGGTGATTCGTTTGATCGCCAGAAGAAGCATCTGGTCGAAGAAGGGATTGAAGTGAGTGATGCAGGAAGGGTTAAACTCAGAATATACAAATGGCAGCCCTAG
- a CDS encoding Tn7 transposase TnsA N-terminal domain-containing protein, translated as MFDQTKKSSYVHNICKFMSLKNDAVVRTLSILEFDFCFHLEYNANIKSFTSQPFGFHYQFNNRKCRYTPDFLVTDHNEQSTLFEVKHSSQILKPDFRNRFEEKQRVALNEFNRRLVLVTEKQIRMGPTLDNFKLLHRYSGLRTVTEFQKLVLAFIQRKQMVQLQEVSLYFGLSEQDTLISTLPWISSGQIKTDLNNIGFGLETYVWC; from the coding sequence ATGTTCGATCAAACCAAGAAATCATCTTACGTACACAACATCTGTAAGTTCATGAGCTTGAAGAATGATGCTGTTGTTCGCACTCTCTCCATTTTGGAGTTCGATTTCTGCTTTCACCTCGAATATAACGCAAACATTAAAAGTTTTACCTCTCAACCTTTTGGCTTCCACTATCAATTCAATAATCGTAAGTGCCGATATACCCCAGATTTTTTAGTAACAGATCACAACGAGCAGTCAACCCTCTTCGAAGTAAAACACTCTAGTCAGATTCTCAAACCTGATTTCAGGAATAGATTTGAAGAGAAACAAAGAGTTGCGTTGAATGAGTTCAACAGACGCTTAGTTTTGGTTACTGAGAAACAAATTAGAATGGGTCCGACGTTAGATAACTTTAAGTTACTACACCGTTATTCCGGATTGCGAACCGTGACTGAGTTTCAAAAGCTAGTATTGGCGTTTATTCAACGAAAACAAATGGTGCAGCTACAAGAGGTGTCTTTGTATTTCGGTTTATCGGAGCAAGACACACTTATCTCTACTCTTCCTTGGATCTCTTCGGGGCAAATCAAAACAGACCTCAACAATATTGGCTTTGGCCTCGAAACCTACGTTTGGTGTTAA
- a CDS encoding Mu transposase C-terminal domain-containing protein produces the protein MPSDSNNIFGFFDEFEASEGESQQLPIELIHEPIEISSTIDSQSPKVQQEVIRRIKIIAFVEKRLKGGWTEKNLNPLLTLVESELQLIPPSWRTLATWKKSYFEAGKDPCALIPKHTFKGNRQKEFDSQSLVDEAINSVYLTRERLSAAEAYRYYKSRVIQLNRGIVEGKIKPIAERSFYNRIHDLPPYEVAIARFGKRYADREFRSVGQQVVSTKPMEYVEIDHTPVPVILIDDELDIPLGRPYLTMLYDRFSKCIVGCSINFREPSFDSVRKALLNSLLDKNWVKRRYPSIDNAWPCHGKIDCLVVDNGAEFWSQSLEDSLRPLVSDIQYSQAAKPWRKSGIEKLFDQMNKGLVNALPGKTFTNPTQLQDYNPKKDAVVRVSVFLELLHKWIVDYYHMAPDSRERDIPYHKWNQSEWTPSYYVGAEKEQLRVELGLLRHRTIGVAGIRLHNLRYQSSELIEYRKYWASNNGKKLFVKTKTDPSDISYIHVYLESEKRYIKVPAVDNSGYTKGLSLFEHERIQKVRRLNTKQLADDEALADTFLYMKKRIQEETDRFRGAKSNKASLPKTGNTSKLAKFNDVGSDGPGSINTTPVKQETTVVFDVSEQLSDDDFEDIEGY, from the coding sequence ATGCCATCGGACTCTAACAACATATTTGGGTTCTTTGATGAATTTGAGGCTTCAGAGGGAGAGTCTCAGCAGCTTCCAATAGAGCTAATTCATGAACCTATTGAAATCTCCTCAACTATTGATTCTCAATCACCGAAGGTACAGCAAGAAGTTATCCGTCGTATCAAAATCATCGCGTTCGTAGAGAAGCGTTTAAAAGGCGGATGGACCGAGAAAAACTTGAACCCTCTCTTAACTCTTGTGGAATCGGAATTACAACTCATTCCCCCGAGTTGGCGAACTTTAGCAACTTGGAAAAAATCTTACTTTGAAGCGGGTAAAGACCCATGTGCGCTTATTCCTAAGCATACGTTTAAAGGCAATCGACAAAAAGAGTTCGATTCTCAATCTTTAGTTGATGAAGCAATTAACAGCGTATACCTGACTCGTGAACGCTTAAGTGCTGCTGAAGCATATCGATACTATAAGAGTCGAGTGATTCAATTAAATCGTGGGATTGTCGAGGGGAAAATAAAACCAATTGCCGAACGTTCTTTTTACAATCGAATACACGACTTACCTCCTTATGAGGTAGCGATTGCAAGGTTTGGTAAACGATACGCAGACCGAGAATTTCGCTCGGTTGGTCAGCAAGTAGTTTCGACCAAACCAATGGAATATGTCGAAATTGACCATACACCAGTCCCAGTAATTTTGATTGATGACGAGCTAGATATTCCTTTGGGACGCCCCTATCTGACGATGCTATATGACCGCTTCAGTAAATGTATCGTTGGGTGCAGTATCAACTTTAGAGAGCCTAGTTTTGACTCTGTCAGGAAGGCGCTATTGAACTCGCTACTAGATAAGAACTGGGTCAAACGAAGGTATCCATCTATTGATAATGCATGGCCTTGCCACGGTAAGATTGACTGTTTAGTTGTCGACAATGGTGCCGAGTTTTGGAGCCAAAGCTTGGAAGATTCGTTACGGCCTCTAGTGTCTGATATCCAATACAGCCAAGCCGCTAAACCTTGGCGTAAGTCAGGGATCGAAAAGCTGTTTGATCAGATGAACAAAGGGTTAGTGAACGCACTGCCTGGAAAAACGTTCACCAATCCTACTCAGCTACAAGATTACAACCCAAAGAAGGATGCGGTGGTTAGAGTTTCTGTATTTCTTGAATTACTTCATAAATGGATTGTCGATTATTACCACATGGCACCAGATTCAAGAGAACGTGATATCCCATACCACAAGTGGAACCAATCGGAATGGACTCCCTCCTACTACGTTGGTGCTGAGAAGGAGCAGTTGAGAGTTGAGCTAGGTTTGCTTAGACACCGAACTATTGGAGTGGCAGGGATCAGGCTTCATAACCTACGTTATCAGTCCTCCGAACTTATTGAATACCGTAAATATTGGGCATCTAACAATGGCAAAAAGCTGTTTGTTAAGACCAAAACAGACCCTTCAGATATCAGCTACATCCATGTTTACCTAGAATCGGAAAAGAGGTACATAAAAGTTCCAGCGGTAGACAACAGTGGATATACAAAAGGACTGTCCCTTTTCGAACATGAGCGCATACAAAAAGTACGCAGGCTTAACACTAAGCAGCTTGCTGATGATGAGGCGCTTGCGGATACATTTCTGTATATGAAGAAACGTATTCAGGAAGAAACCGATAGATTCCGCGGTGCAAAAAGCAATAAGGCTAGCTTGCCTAAAACGGGCAATACTTCGAAATTAGCAAAGTTTAATGATGTGGGCTCAGACGGACCAGGCTCAATCAATACGACTCCAGTAAAACAAGAAACCACGGTAGTGTTCGATGTCTCAGAGCAATTATCTGATGATGATTTTGAAGATATTGAGGGGTATTAA
- a CDS encoding TniB family NTP-binding protein, producing MMILKILRGINLNLTSSQFEQLRSFETSFIEHPAITEIYSIFDQLRFNHSLGGEPESFLLTGEAGSGKTALINSYLSRFPSSCTWSKQPVLSTRVPSRINEQNTLMQFLVDLDGKSGGRGTRRRNEIALGEAVVKQLKRKSVELIIVNEIQELVEFSTAEERQAIANTFKYISEEAKVSFVLVGMPYADVIATEAQWNSRLSWRRKINYFKLLKAKSHSNGTVSYNFDLEQKKHFAKFVAGLSARMGFDEPPVLTKNEVLYPLFVMCKGECRALKHFLKDALLMSFNENADTIDKALLSRTFSFKFPYLDNPFNCPVEKLRLHQIDSGSSYNLNAITSEDKILAPRFTDAIPLSMLLSKNGLRA from the coding sequence ATGATGATTTTGAAGATATTGAGGGGTATTAATTTGAACTTAACGTCTAGTCAGTTTGAGCAGCTAAGATCCTTTGAAACCAGCTTTATCGAGCACCCTGCGATAACTGAAATCTACTCCATTTTCGATCAACTTCGTTTTAATCACTCCCTTGGCGGTGAGCCGGAGTCTTTCTTGTTAACTGGTGAGGCCGGAAGTGGAAAGACGGCTTTGATTAACAGCTATCTATCACGCTTTCCGTCGAGTTGCACTTGGAGCAAACAACCTGTTCTTAGCACCAGAGTGCCAAGCCGCATAAATGAACAGAACACGCTTATGCAGTTTTTAGTCGATTTAGATGGAAAGTCTGGGGGAAGAGGTACTCGACGACGTAATGAAATTGCTCTTGGTGAGGCTGTTGTAAAGCAACTCAAACGTAAATCTGTTGAGCTGATTATCGTCAATGAAATTCAAGAGCTTGTGGAGTTTTCTACAGCAGAAGAAAGGCAAGCTATTGCTAATACGTTCAAATATATAAGTGAAGAAGCAAAAGTCTCGTTTGTGCTGGTTGGTATGCCGTATGCTGATGTAATAGCGACAGAGGCACAATGGAATTCGCGATTAAGTTGGAGACGAAAGATTAACTATTTCAAGCTGTTGAAAGCTAAAAGCCATTCGAATGGAACGGTATCTTATAATTTTGACTTGGAGCAAAAAAAGCACTTTGCTAAATTTGTTGCTGGTTTGAGTGCGAGAATGGGCTTTGATGAACCGCCAGTGCTTACAAAAAATGAAGTGTTATATCCTTTGTTTGTTATGTGTAAAGGGGAGTGCCGAGCGTTGAAGCACTTCTTGAAAGACGCATTACTTATGAGTTTTAATGAGAATGCCGATACGATAGACAAAGCGCTATTGTCGCGCACGTTTTCATTTAAGTTTCCCTACTTGGATAATCCTTTTAATTGTCCTGTAGAGAAGCTTCGTCTTCATCAAATTGACTCTGGATCGTCTTACAACCTAAATGCCATTACTTCAGAAGATAAGATACTAGCTCCACGATTTACGGATGCAATTCCGTTGAGCATGTTATTGAGCAAAAATGGACTTAGAGCTTAA
- a CDS encoding helix-turn-helix domain-containing protein has protein sequence MQKDNPIPARLKAARKKAKITQKDLGVKIGMEQSSASGRMNHYEKGRHVPDIGTLERMAEELDVPLNYFFCRSELSAELACAIDKMSDEEKTVLLENLKSEK, from the coding sequence GTGCAAAAAGACAACCCCATCCCAGCGAGGCTCAAAGCTGCGCGTAAAAAAGCCAAGATCACCCAAAAAGATTTAGGGGTGAAAATTGGTATGGAGCAGAGTTCTGCTAGCGGTCGTATGAATCATTACGAGAAAGGCAGACATGTACCCGATATTGGTACGCTTGAACGTATGGCTGAGGAGTTAGATGTGCCGCTAAACTACTTTTTCTGTAGGAGCGAATTGAGCGCTGAGTTAGCATGCGCAATTGATAAGATGAGTGATGAAGAGAAGACGGTGTTACTGGAGAACCTAAAGAGCGAGAAGTAA
- a CDS encoding DEAD/DEAH box helicase has protein sequence MLRAWQAECASLAIEKFTSNKHSHFFCQATPGAGKTVMAAEVAGRLFEQGMIDLVLCFSPSLTVAEGMQKTFSWKLECSFNGGLGSLGGSYTYQSIRFLDENFWNTVSKYRVLVVFDEIHHCSFDDEGRSNSWGLEIVSKIQGFARYTLALSGTPWRSDRLPIVMAEYSDPDGKVVCDYQYSLQQAVEDKVCRRPKIVLIDNEHLSVKAGSDNQHFASILDCLKQSDVSYQSVIHNEDAMNYILNSGCQKLAQIRQESPSAGGLVVASSIKHAKDIQKRLVEHFNQSACLVTYHHDNPLNEIESFRHSTVQWIVSVGMISEGTDIPRLQVCCHMSSVKTELYFRQVLGRILRINDSPNQEAWLYTFAEESLIGFAERIEQDIPDSCMYIKQDNNIPSGVDEIRLPSSTVSESVQSNRPQPSLLSWGETSDMMDSNNAGFTLVFDELRLGQFKQRVIAAFI, from the coding sequence ATGTTAAGAGCATGGCAAGCCGAGTGCGCATCTCTAGCCATCGAGAAATTTACGTCAAACAAGCATTCACACTTCTTCTGCCAAGCGACTCCTGGAGCGGGTAAAACCGTTATGGCCGCCGAGGTCGCGGGTCGGTTATTTGAACAAGGCATGATTGACCTAGTGCTGTGCTTCTCGCCCTCTCTGACTGTTGCTGAAGGGATGCAAAAGACCTTTTCATGGAAGCTCGAATGTTCCTTTAATGGAGGTTTGGGTTCTCTTGGGGGCTCTTACACCTATCAATCCATCCGTTTTTTAGATGAGAACTTCTGGAACACAGTCAGTAAATATCGAGTCTTAGTCGTATTTGATGAGATCCACCATTGTTCGTTTGATGACGAGGGACGGTCAAATTCATGGGGGTTAGAAATTGTCTCAAAGATCCAAGGCTTTGCTCGTTATACTCTGGCGCTGTCGGGTACTCCTTGGCGTTCTGACCGACTACCGATTGTCATGGCTGAGTATTCCGACCCCGATGGCAAGGTTGTTTGCGATTACCAATACAGTTTGCAACAGGCCGTTGAAGATAAAGTATGCCGCCGCCCTAAAATCGTTTTAATAGATAATGAACACCTGAGTGTTAAGGCTGGCAGTGACAATCAACATTTCGCCTCTATTCTTGATTGCCTTAAACAATCAGATGTGTCTTATCAAAGTGTCATTCACAACGAAGACGCTATGAATTACATATTAAATAGTGGTTGCCAAAAGCTAGCGCAGATAAGGCAAGAGTCCCCAAGTGCTGGAGGCTTGGTGGTCGCATCTTCTATTAAGCACGCTAAAGACATTCAAAAGCGACTTGTTGAGCACTTTAATCAATCAGCATGCTTAGTGACTTATCATCATGATAATCCGTTAAATGAAATTGAGTCTTTTCGTCACTCAACGGTTCAGTGGATAGTCAGTGTTGGGATGATAAGTGAAGGAACAGATATTCCAAGGCTGCAGGTTTGCTGCCATATGAGTTCGGTAAAAACGGAACTGTACTTCAGGCAAGTACTCGGGCGAATTTTAAGAATCAATGATTCACCCAACCAAGAAGCGTGGTTGTATACCTTTGCCGAAGAAAGTTTGATTGGGTTTGCTGAAAGAATTGAGCAGGATATTCCTGATAGCTGCATGTACATTAAACAAGATAACAACATACCGAGTGGTGTTGATGAAATACGCCTGCCGTCAAGCACTGTATCGGAAAGCGTTCAATCTAATCGACCCCAACCAAGCTTACTCAGTTGGGGAGAAACTTCAGATATGATGGATTCAAATAATGCAGGGTTCACTTTAGTATTTGATGAACTGAGGTTAGGCCAATTTAAACAGCGAGTTATCGCTGCATTTATCTAA
- a CDS encoding TniQ family protein, whose product MKTDIQLYPDESLESFLLRLSQEQGYERFSHFAEDIWFDTMDQHEAIAGVFPLELERVNIYHAQTTSQMRVRVLIHLENQLKLNNFGVLRLALSHSKAQFSPQYKAVHRFGVDYPYAFLRKRFTPICPLCIGEAPYIRQQWQFISHQACEHHGCKLVHHCPECKLRLEYQSTEGISQCECGFGLRNSPVKDAPEAEVLVAQWLSGNDSKPLGLLKGEMTLSERYGFLLWYVNRYGNIDDFSFESFIEYCDAWPTSLWQDLDVLKEKAELVRVKDWKKVFFNEAFGALLKDCRQLPSRQLSHNIVLAQVLAYFTQLMATVSSSAKGNIGDVLLSPLEASTLLSCTTDEVYRLYEFGEIKAAIRPRMHTKIASHESAFTLRSVIETKLTRMSSESDGLSVYLPEW is encoded by the coding sequence GTGAAAACGGACATTCAACTTTACCCTGACGAATCGCTCGAAAGCTTCTTGTTGCGTTTATCGCAAGAGCAAGGTTACGAGCGATTTTCTCATTTCGCCGAAGATATCTGGTTCGACACCATGGATCAGCATGAGGCGATTGCCGGTGTTTTCCCCTTAGAGCTAGAACGAGTCAATATCTACCACGCTCAAACCACAAGCCAAATGCGGGTGCGTGTGCTTATCCACCTTGAGAACCAATTAAAGCTCAACAACTTTGGTGTACTGCGTCTAGCGTTATCACATTCAAAAGCTCAATTCTCTCCGCAATACAAAGCTGTTCATAGATTTGGTGTTGACTACCCTTATGCTTTTCTTCGCAAACGCTTCACGCCTATTTGCCCTCTGTGTATTGGTGAAGCTCCCTACATTCGCCAGCAGTGGCAATTTATCTCTCACCAAGCTTGTGAGCATCATGGCTGTAAACTGGTTCATCACTGTCCTGAGTGTAAGTTGAGACTTGAATATCAAAGTACCGAAGGTATTAGCCAATGTGAGTGTGGTTTTGGACTCCGAAACTCGCCAGTCAAAGATGCGCCAGAGGCTGAGGTATTAGTTGCTCAATGGTTGTCAGGGAATGATTCAAAACCCTTGGGATTACTAAAAGGAGAAATGACGTTATCTGAGCGCTATGGCTTTTTACTTTGGTATGTAAATCGTTATGGCAATATCGATGACTTCAGTTTCGAATCATTCATCGAATACTGTGACGCTTGGCCAACGTCATTGTGGCAAGACCTCGATGTTTTGAAAGAAAAGGCAGAGCTCGTCCGAGTAAAAGATTGGAAGAAGGTGTTTTTCAATGAAGCCTTTGGTGCTCTGCTTAAAGATTGTCGCCAGTTACCCAGTCGGCAGTTGAGTCACAATATCGTGCTTGCACAGGTGTTAGCTTACTTTACACAGCTAATGGCAACAGTATCTTCAAGCGCGAAAGGAAATATCGGTGATGTACTGCTCAGCCCCTTAGAAGCTTCTACATTGCTCTCTTGTACAACGGATGAAGTGTATCGGTTGTATGAGTTTGGTGAGATCAAAGCCGCGATCAGGCCAAGAATGCATACAAAGATTGCGAGTCATGAATCAGCGTTTACTCTGAGAAGTGTCATCGAAACAAAGTTGACTCGAATGAGCTCTGAAAGTGATGGTTTAAGTGTGTATCTACCTGAGTGGTAA